In Apis mellifera strain DH4 linkage group LG3, Amel_HAv3.1, whole genome shotgun sequence, one DNA window encodes the following:
- the LOC413394 gene encoding vesicle-trafficking protein SEC22b-B, translated as MVLLTMIARIIDGLPLAATMQEDEQTGRSILEYQNQAKMLFRRLGPQSPTRCTIETGPYLFHYLIENDVCYLVLCEKNYSKRIAYSYLEDIAQEFHSLYGRRVNSVTRPYSFIEFNTYIQKAKKVFLDGRSRRNMNALNSQLQDVQRIMVQNIDDVLQRGTVLSELDTKTQNLSMLSQKYKKDATYLNSKSMYVKAVAGLVAFLVFLLYFFIL; from the exons ATGGTGTTGTTAACAATGATTGCAAGGATAATAGATGGTTTACCATTAGCTGCAACCATGCAAGAAGATGAACAG acAGGAAGAAGTATTTTGGAATATCAAAATCAagcaaaaatgttatttagaaGATTAGGACCTCAGTCTCCAACTAGATGTACTATAGAAACAGGTCCATATTTATTCCA ttatttaattgaaaatgatgtATGCTATTTGGTATTATGTGAAAAGAATTATAGTAAACGGATTGCATATAGTTACCTTGAAGACATAGCACaagaatttcattcattatatgGTAGACGTGTTAATTCAGTTACTAGGCCTTAtagttttattgaattta atacatatattcaaaaagcaaagaaagtttttttggATGGTAGGTCAAGAAGAAATATGAATGCACTCAACAGCCAACTACAAGATGTGCAGAGAATCATGGTTCAAAATATAGATGATGTTTTGCAAAGGGGTACAGTTCTTTcag AACTAGACACAAAGACACAAAATTTGTCCATGttatcacaaaaatataaaaaggatGCAACTTACTTAAATAGTAAGTCTATGTATGTAAAAGCTGTGGCTGGACTTGTTGCATTTTTAGTCTtcctgttatatttttttattctttag
- the LOC413393 gene encoding box C/D snoRNA protein 1, giving the protein MATSNVKIEDCEVCGENKAKYTCPKCEVRTCCLQCINIHKKELECDGIRDRTKFIPLKSFTDLDILSDYRLLEEVGRTVEQLKRDPFKKCTRRINLPVHLNKLRIAAIKRNITLQFMPQHFSKHKNNTTYLNWKSNELYWRIEWIFPQAECTKWITERALESIRLSSLLEEILYPMKSVKNKSDIEELNLRISLNEKLQFYQAAGLYGIKVLLKAEKVVKSNLKFYELDITLSLKENLENKIIIEFPIIYIILKDHSYMYEIIDTDDEDENISKYTTHNNILKKNNGTHNQMNTKEKNSTVNYFFNSDFSDSEEEKVNDDQKKECVSNFNIPNYDELIKMGQ; this is encoded by the exons ATGGCGACGTCTAATGTCAA gATTGAAGATTGTGAAGTATGCGGTgaaaataaagcaaaatataCATGTCCAAAATGTGAGGTTAGGACTTGTTGTCttcaatgtataaatattcataaaaaagaattagaatgtGATGGTATTCGAGatagaacaaaatttataccattaaaatcatttacggATTTAGATATTTTGAGTG attataggcTTCTTGAAGAAGTAGGTAGAACAGTTGAACAATTGAAAAGAGATCCATTTAAAAAGTGTACACGTCGAATCAATTTACCAGTG CATctgaataaattaagaatagcTGCAATCAAAAGGAATATTACTTTACAATTTATGCCACAACATTTTAGTaagcataaaaataatacaacatatttaaattggaaaagtaatgaattatattggaGAATAGAATGGATTTTCCCTCAAGCAGAATGCACAAAATGGATTACAGAaag aGCTTTAGAATCTATAAGATTATCATCGCTTTTAGAAGAGATTTTATACCCTATGAaatcagtaaaaaataaaagtgataTAGAGGAATTAAATCtaagaatatctttaaatgaaaaattacaattttatcaagCAGCTGGGTTATATGGAATAAAAGTTCTTTTAAAAGCAGAAAAAGttgtaaaatcaaatttaaa GTTTTATGAATTGGACATCACACTTTcattaaaggaaaatttagaaaataaaattataattgaatttccaataatatatataattttgaaagatcattcatatatgtatgaaataatagatacag atgatgaagatgaaaatatttcaaaatatactactcataataatatattaaaaaaaaataatggaacacataatcaaatgaatacaaaagaaaaaaattcaactgtgaattatttttttaattctgatttttctgattctgaagaagaaaaagtaaatgatgatcaaaaaaaagaatgtgtatcaaattttaatattcccaattatgatgaattaattaaaatgggaCAATAA